The nucleotide sequence TTCTTCGGCGGTTACAATGTAGCTCATATCTGGGTTAAAATCTTGATTTTTAAGTTGCATTAGCCCAAGATCGCGAGCTTCATACAGGGTTGTGCCGCGCGAACTAATAAACACACGGGTGTGAAGATCATATTTTTCACCAGGGAAAATTGTTGCACCCTCGCTCTTCTCAAATACTTCATCGTGCGCTTCGACTATTTTTCGCCCCAGCTCATCTGCTTGGCGCTCAAGGTAACGCTTTTCAACGTGTTTACTGCCAATGGTGGCGATAATTTCATCAAGATAATCAAAACTCCACTGTTTACACATTTCGTACACCTGCTGGTAAAACGGATCATCAAGAATGAACGACTGCTTAGCCAGCAGTTCGATTTGCTGCTTTTCAAGCGGATCTTCTTCGTAGGCGCCTGCGCCTTCGACGTACATTTTACTCAAAAAGCTTGCCCGTTCGGCGGGCACAATCGCTTCAAGTTTGGTTATATCACCCTCTGCATATTTCAGAATCGCCCACATGCTTTTTCCCACATGCAACCCTACGTCGCCGTGGTAGCTTACCCGATGAACGTCACCACCGCCAAGCTCCAATAAGTTTGCAATCGTATCAGCCACGATTGAATTGTAGGCGTGGCCAATATGCATGTCCTTGAAGGGGTTCGGATTATTGGTTTCGATCACCTGGACCTGGCCTTGGTAGTGCGACTGTTCACCGTAGCGCCCTTCCAAACGCGTCACTTCATCGATGCTGCTTGCTAACACCTGCGGTTGCAAAGTAAAGTTCACAAAGCCGCCGACGGCCTCAATTTTTTGAATGCTTTCGTGTTGCAAGCCTTCTGCCACCTGCTGGGCGATGGCCTGGGGGCTTTTTTTGAGTTCACGAGCAAAAGGAAAGCACGGCAGGCCGTAATCCGCCTTAAACTCCGCCCGCGCTGG is from Verrucomicrobiia bacterium and encodes:
- the argS gene encoding arginine--tRNA ligase; translation: MQYILDAVLTEITEKVQQLLNVSTKPIIGPARAEFKADYGLPCFPFARELKKSPQAIAQQVAEGLQHESIQKIEAVGGFVNFTLQPQVLASSIDEVTRLEGRYGEQSHYQGQVQVIETNNPNPFKDMHIGHAYNSIVADTIANLLELGGGDVHRVSYHGDVGLHVGKSMWAILKYAEGDITKLEAIVPAERASFLSKMYVEGAGAYEEDPLEKQQIELLAKQSFILDDPFYQQVYEMCKQWSFDYLDEIIATIGSKHVEKRYLERQADELGRKIVEAHDEVFEKSEGATIFPGEKYDLHTRVFISSRGTTLYEARDLGLMQLKNQDFNPDMSYIVTAEEQREYFRVVFKAAELVLPELGGKTTNIPHGTVKLSTGKMSSRTGKVLNIEWIFNALRESILQRSPDTTALDETITGALRYAMLKVKIGGDIIFDINEAVSLEGNSGPYLQYAYARGRSILAKLSVAPATELGNITADEHQLIMKLLQYPSVTTKAVAELAPHLICTYLYELTQQFNRFYEANRIIGHEREAERAYMVNAYTLILQNSLGVLGIPSPERL